The Planctomycetota bacterium region CGCCCGACAACCCCATGCGCGCTTTCCGTCACCCCCATGCGCCGTCCCCATCAAGCCCGGGCGTGAGGGCCCTTCGACAAGCTCACGACGAGCACGCCGGCTCGGACTCCCCACATCTTGCGATGACGTTCCGCATGGCGCGGCAAGTCCGAGCCGGGCCGCCCCCGGCAGGGGTTTTCACTGCCTTTCCAATCGCCCCCACCCAAGGGCCCCCGGCAATGACCGACCGATTTGAACATGTGTGAGAAGGCCGGGGATCGACGAGCCGCGACCGTCAGGGAGCGGTCAAAACACGCATCAATAAGCGGCGCCGTGACCGCTCCCTCACGGTCGCGGCTCGTTAAACTCCGCCCACCCACACACGTTCTCATCCCGCGCGTTCCTGATTGAGGCGCAGCAGGTTGGCGAGCACCTTCTGATCGACCTCCGCCCGGCGCTCGGTCAGCGGATCGTCCGACGCCAACGGTTGGCCCGCGCCGGTGTCGCGCCAGACCTCAGCCCAGTCCTCCGACCATGCCCCTGCGGGATCGACTGCCGCATACGCTGCGAGCACTGCGCGATCGAGCTTTTCGTGCGCCAGTTTGAGCCACGTCGGGCGTTCGTTGTACAGATTCGTGAGCGTGCGCTTTTTGAGCCGCGCGTCTTTCGCCGCCGCCGCCATGACCACCGATTGCCTGCGCTCACACGTCAAATTCGAGTACCGCGCGGGAGCGCGATCGAGATGACGGATGCGGATGCCCCTGCGCTCACACGTCAAATTCGAGTACCGCGCGGGGGGTGTGGCTGGCTGTGCGGTGTGTTTCCCCCTGCGCTCACACGTCAAATTCGAGTACCGCGCGGGCGACCTGTCCTCACCAGAGAGCCACTTATCCCTGCGCTCACACGTCAAATTCGAGTACCGCGCGGGAGGACTTATGCAATACGCGGCGCAATCTGCAATTGCGAAAATCCGGGCGCAAAAAAACGAGCGATCGATGAGCGCCACATGCAAGGCGCGAGCGCCATTAATGCATGTACTTCTCACCTTCAGGCCACGCAGGTTGGCCTTCAGCCGCCGGACCGCGATTGCCCTTGGGCTAGCGTATCCTTATCGGCGGCCTCAGATTGGTCTGTCAAAGATCGAGTGGGTATGGACTGTATCTTACACTGGTCGGAGATAAGTTTCTCAATATCGGGCGTGGCGATGTTTCGCGCGGCGTTGTAATCGGGGTCGGCCTCAAATCCGCATTTCGGAGCCGGACAAACGAATCGAGCGACGTAGCCGTCCCGCCGGGAAGCGTCACGACGGGCACGGTCGAATTCAACATGAATGAAGCCGCATCGGCTGCACCGCCGGCTGGTGAATTGCGGATTGATCTTCCGGAGCGTCAATCCGGATTCCTTGGCCTTGTATTCCAAAAACTGCTGCAACTGATGATAGCGCCATCGCGCGCCGATGAATGTTCCGCGCAGCGCGTCCTTGAGACTCGCAAGGTCTTCCATCTGTATCACGCGGGCGCCATGACTAAGGGCGAAGTCGATCACGGACGAAGAGAGTTGGTGGTTGAGTGTGGTGTAGGCGTGGCTGATGCGGCCTTCGAGTTTTTGGATCGGGCGGAGCTTGCGTTTTCGCCCGTGACCTGAGCGTGAAGTCTGCCCGCTGAGGGCGACTTTCCCGCCGGCCTGCATGCTGCGCCTTCGTGCGACGATCTGATTCTGGAGCGAGCGGATGCGCGCGCCGAGCGAAGAAAACTGGCGGCGTCCGAGGCGTGCATGACCATCATTGATCGCAACGTAGATGGGGCATGATACGCCGATGTCCACGCCGACAATTCGGTCAGCACTGCTCCGCGGCGGGTCCGCGGCGGGGAAGTCATAGGTGATATAGAGCCACCATTTGTTGTCACGGTCATCGTGTTTGATCTCGAAAAGGCGTTGACGGTAGCCGTCGGGATTTTGGGACGGGTTGGCCAGAAGCCGATCCAGCACGGCCTGCGCTCCCCCGCCGATGTTGCCGGTCTGGATGACCACGCGCGGATAAGGGCGCAGACAAAGCATCAGGTCAAGCGTAACGTCGCCGTTTTCGACACGCGCCAATCGCGCGTGATTGCGTTTATCGCATCGGAGCGGTATCGCCATATCGAGGCGGTACGTCGGCAACGACGATTTGCCGCGAATGACCTCCTGCCATTTCGATTTTCCGGTGGCCGCGCGAATTTTATATTGTGACAAGGCGCCGACGACGGTATCCGGCAGCGCTCCTGTTTTTGAAAACCGGTCAAGTTCGTCCGCTCTTACGCCTTCTTCATCAAGCATCCGGCGCAGACGCCGATTCAGCGCGCCCGGCGTGTCCAGTTCATATGTCTCCGCGCGTCCGGTG contains the following coding sequences:
- a CDS encoding IS200/IS605 family element transposase accessory protein TnpB, with protein sequence MNDSPVIKNKRHVKVLRLRILKPVSGTWQDLAKLLRDTRYRVYRLANLAVSEAYLGFHMWRTGRAETYELDTPGALNRRLRRMLDEEGVRADELDRFSKTGALPDTVVGALSQYKIRAATGKSKWQEVIRGKSSLPTYRLDMAIPLRCDKRNHARLARVENGDVTLDLMLCLRPYPRVVIQTGNIGGGAQAVLDRLLANPSQNPDGYRQRLFEIKHDDRDNKWWLYITYDFPAADPPRSSADRIVGVDIGVSCPIYVAINDGHARLGRRQFSSLGARIRSLQNQIVARRRSMQAGGKVALSGQTSRSGHGRKRKLRPIQKLEGRISHAYTTLNHQLSSSVIDFALSHGARVIQMEDLASLKDALRGTFIGARWRYHQLQQFLEYKAKESGLTLRKINPQFTSRRCSRCGFIHVEFDRARRDASRRDGYVARFVCPAPKCGFEADPDYNAARNIATPDIEKLISDQCKIQSIPTRSLTDQSEAADKDTLAQGQSRSGG